Within Bactrocera oleae isolate idBacOlea1 chromosome 6, idBacOlea1, whole genome shotgun sequence, the genomic segment AAGCGCTTACAatcacgcacacaaacacacacattcatacactATAACACAAATTCATAGAAATATGCCAACATATACACAAATCCAAACACTCACACTTACTTAAAAACATACACACGTCCAACAAATCCAACAAAAAAAGTtggcaataattaaaaaaaaaaccgtaaaaattatgctcataacaaaatcaaataaaactttttggcTTAACGCCTGAAAGTAAGCCACTAAACTGTTCCAACGCGCTAAACATCCATGTTATATTCgaaaaagtaaacaatattAGTATGTCGTCCCATTTATCTCACAGTcccattaattataaaattattttaagcaaattttggttttaaatttaatattgctcATAAAAATTTTTGCGTTACGCAACGCTGCTGTatcaaaaaaagtattattttcgaatttgtaagtgcataataaatacatatatgtatacttgtataatatttgtaatGTTGTAAtacattgcattaatttttaaaatattctatgtataaatatttactttaaaccatataatatatgtatttgaacaGCTGGccgcctaaaggtatgctacAAAGATTTTtgctaattataaaatatgtttcaaaCCAAAAGCGTgctttgttgtaatttaaaaaatcactCACATACTTTTAGACAGTTAATTTCTCTTAAGGAGCCAGCTGTTGCATACAATCTTCagcttaaatacataaatatacaagcgattagttatattttttagttttacttagtttcattacaaaatattttcgttaaaatctGAGTGTTTTCCACAAGCAATACATTAATAGCTAATACTAGTTTATTAATgacataaaaaaatgaaattgcaaTTCATGCAGTTACATATAATTTAGTTGCTAAGTCTATATAATTACCTGTACACCGTACTTAAGCAATACCTTATTCATTATTATGTAAGACTTCAATATCGAATATTTCTTCTTGCATATATCGTCCGTTATTTTAGCATATCGTAATTATAAACATGCATCAATATTTctgttttgtaaaaaatatttttttttcattgtatgtatgtatttaactgTAACTTGTAATTACTTTATAAATGCATGTGCAGCAATATCGAAATTTATTGGTTGAAATACAagtcaaatatattattgttaaataaCATAACTGCAgtcaaaattgtttgaaaatttgagGAAGAACAGGAAAAAACGTAAGCTTCGGATGCACCGAAgctatggcagctgtatgctatagtggtccgatctggaaaatttcttcagatattttagcgTTAGCTTGGAGAATAAttaatgccaaatttcttgatactttgtcaaattttgattttgatcgttgaatttgtatggcagctataagctataagcAATCCGATATCaatggttccgacaaatgagcagtttcttgagaAGCAAAGGACGTGTGCACGGTTTCAGATCGTtattcaaaaactgagggactcggtcggtacagacagacagacagacgggcatggctaaatcagatTTTTGTGAGGAAAAACAtgcgtatattatatttaacgctTGCAGCCAAATTCTTGATTCaccatataaaaatttatactcATTACATTAGAATATCGTTAAGTCTACAAAATTACCTACAATCGAAGTTGCTGCTATGTACAATCGTCTACGCTGCTGCTCAAACCAATTCACAGTCTAGGAAGTAAGTGGTTGAAAGGCGAATGGGACTGTTACATAATTATGCTCGTTCCACTTTTAGCCGGTAATATGTTTCCACCATAAGTGATCAGCCtaagtatataaatttactGCGCTGTAGCGAATATATCGCTAGTTACATTTTTGCGGCCACACACTCCACATTGACCGTCACCACATCACCATCGCTGAAGTTCCATAGAACCCAATACGTACAAATGATCTAGATTTAGATGAATTGAACCATCCAGAAATCTAGCTTCGAATAAGCCCACGTCCTTGTATGGTGACTTTATCGATTCCAAATTTCCTTCTTTACATTGTTCAAGATAATTTGTGCTTCTCGACAGCCGTCTCCTCGGTCCTACGTTCCATTTCAGAGGTCGGAGGTTCTTTCACCAAGTTGAAGAATTTTCAATTTGCTAGAGCATATACGGTGTTGACAAATACCGGTAGTCGACATTTTCGACGAAGTTCTCCTAACACTTCGAGCTTAACAATCTACTGGTTTTCTTTGGCAGCTAGTGGTCGCAATGGCTGACTAAGATTTGTTAGAAAACTGAACTCAAGCCATCGGCCGTATAGTAAGCTTTCGCTTTTGCGTAATTTTCACAGCGACCGgttctacgtaaccggaattGACTCGGGTCTGTCCAAGGACTGTTATTTCGATGATATCGctctgtttggatcggtaagtaatAATTCCGCTTGTGTATATCCTTTGAATCAGTTATCTAcgcttatttttcttaaaaactttcACTTTCTCAACTGCAGCTCTAAAAAGAGCCTACGACCATGCGCTAGGTACAGATAATATTACTGTATATTTTAGTTTAGGAACCCTAACCAAAACCGCGCGAGTTTTCTCCTTCATCCAGACTCCTGGTATTTTGAAACCGAGACCATAACCTTAGGAACTTTGatattttcctaaaatattACAGATATGACCTCGATTGCCTTTAAATTTTGAGTATTGGCTGAAGTATACCTTTTCTACATTACTTGATTTATAGGTAAAAATTGGAAGTTGGATCTCATGAAACATGTGTTGAAAGAGCTATAAAAATGGATAGCcgcttttagaaaatattataactaaaaactaaaattggACGTATAATTCTGGATCCCGAtcttaaaaaactttaaaatatatatattatatatatatataaatagatattatataaatatatattatatagatatatataaatattaggttTTTAATGCCTAAAAAATCAAccctgtattgttatttaatttcGGCACTGACAGACAACTTCATAGCGCGCTGCCGTCTAACGGCTCCAACCGTGCGCGCCCACACATTCCAGCATAACGGCTCGCACTGCACTCACATTTAGTTATTAATACTGTATATCAACGTTTTCTTGTCAAatgtgttaaattaaattaattaagaacctttttatataaaaaatttatttcctaaTAACAACAATGGAAGACTGCCAAACACCCACGCTGGCACAGGTGATGGAGTTCAAGTACGAACTCACACCGACAATGGTCTTTGACCCCAGCCGATTGCATGATGCGCAAAATCTAATTGTTAATCGCATAAATGTGCGCTGCTTTACGCCGACAATGAGGAATTTCCAATCGCCCGGACTATCGCCGATCAACGAATGTGAGCAGACGCTGCTCGGTGGTGTTGCCGTTGGTGTCGCCGCCAATATGGAGAGTCTGCAGAAGACACGGGCATTGACGGCTGCTGTGAAGGAGGAATATTTCAAAGTGCCGcttaataaaacgaaaaatgtacaacaaaagcaaacattggcgatgcagcaacaacagcaaaaacaacaaatgccaCACAATTTCGCTTGTCATACACATTTTGTCAGCGATTCACCGCCGGTCTTTACGCTGAATTCCACGACCAATTCAGAAGTCGATTTTAGCATCGATGACAACACGAGCCCCGATAGTTCAGCTATACTTGGTTGcgccaataacaacaatagcaatattgATAATATTACGGTTAGTTTAAATAGCAGCAACAATGTCACATTTACCAACAGTCTAAGTAATTACTTCAATAATAATAAGATCACCAGCAATGCATCGAAAAATGTCAGCAATACAAATCTGCTGGATCGCACTATGAATGTGTCGACGCTGCTGCGCAGTGTTGGTCTCGAGCAGTATATAGATGGCTTTGAGGAGCAAAATATGGACTTGGAGCAGTTTTTGAATCTACGCGCTGAGGACATTCCGCGTTTGGGCGTGCACATAATGGAGCATCAAAAGATACTCTTAGATTTACTAAACGAGTTGAATGGTGTTTGATTCGTCCTATTTTGAATAATTCCTAATTTTTTAATGTGGTCTTTATATAGCGGTGATTTTGTAAATGTAGTTGTCTTTGCTTGGCAGTCATCTATtctaagtttttaataaaattatctttGATTTCTATGAAATTACTGGGTTCAGTAATGTATTATTGTAGGCGGGGGAGAGAGGTGAGTGCAGCGGACTCCGTAAGTTGTCTAGGGACTATGAGTAAGATGGACACCAGTTGGCACCAATCATTGGCTCAGGGTTTCAACCGCTgactgaaattttaaaaacttacctCTTTTCCTACTCCTTTTTTTCTCATATTATGCTCTCTCAGTGCTCGGAATAAgtctaaatttattatattgagcAAACAAGACCATTCCTTGTATTAAAAGAACGTAACGCCTAAACAAAGGTTCTCCGAAATATACCACTTGTTCGGAAATGGGTTTGGCAGCATCCATTGGTTATCACCATATATAAGTAAGCTTTAAATAGGAGggaaaaaaataccatattttgaaaacatcCCGAATCAATGAAGATAATGaattttgtgcatatttttattgcGTTCGTTCATGGCATTTGTTGAAATCGACAGAATTTCTTATCTCGCTGAAAATTTACTTCCTgactcttaaatatatatattacttaagCTTCTTGCTATATAACCTACTGCTTATAATAATCTCATTAAAACCGGATCAGTTAAGGTTGCTGACTTTGATCCGTTAAAAATCTGGGTCTTACAAAGGTCGGTGCGGTAACTAAACTCCAAATCCTACCTGTGGTTCTCCTTGGATATTTGCAGCATATCggattttacttttattttaattaattctagAGATTCACGTTACGTTAAGTTTATATAAGGTCGACATTTTATTCATCATCATCAAGTAAAAAtccacataaaaatatatttaatgatattattttaaattaaattttattgtaaacttaatacaaatggcaagatctaaataacttacaaaatataaaaaattatttcttataaaattccTTATCGTTAGTAATTAAGTGTTAATTAAATGCATTTGAAATTATCGTACGGTGTTTTAGAGCTTTGCAGATATGCCACGCCAAGCAAGCGTTATAACATTCAACACCGTCGTATACCCAGCTCCTTTAAAACCAAAATCCAAGCGAGAATTGGCTGCCGATGTCTCCGCCCACCATTCCCAGACGCCACCATGCAAAGCTGGATCACAGCGTGGATCACTATATGTATTCTGTGCGCTCGCCACCGCGCCTTGTCTAAATTGCTCCACTTCTTGAGCCAGCAGCTGTACCTGTAGTGGATAGAGTTTAGCCAGATTGTAACGTTCACAAGGATCCTTTTCGATATCAAAGAAGCATGGTTCTAACAGCGGTTCGCAACGATAGACTTCTTGTGTATAGTCCTCATTGTTGTTGGGACAGTTGTGAGTGGCTTGAGCGCGTAAACTTTCGACTTGCTCTACGCTGAGTGCTTCACTGCCGAGCACGTGTTGTACCTCTGAGGAGAGCACCTGTTGTGCATAATATGGCGCGCTGGGATCTTGTTCGACGGCTGGTAAATCGCCCAACCAGCCATCGTATTGACCATCAAAGCTGGTGCCATTCACATACTTTAGCGCGCCGCGTGTGTAAGCGCTGTAGCCGACACTGTCATCCAGCACGTGTATGAGGCGTCGCGGTTGTGGCGCACCATTTTCACTGAGCACACGC encodes:
- the mtrm gene encoding protein matrimony, whose protein sequence is MEDCQTPTLAQVMEFKYELTPTMVFDPSRLHDAQNLIVNRINVRCFTPTMRNFQSPGLSPINECEQTLLGGVAVGVAANMESLQKTRALTAAVKEEYFKVPLNKTKNVQQKQTLAMQQQQQKQQMPHNFACHTHFVSDSPPVFTLNSTTNSEVDFSIDDNTSPDSSAILGCANNNNSNIDNITVSLNSSNNVTFTNSLSNYFNNNKITSNASKNVSNTNLLDRTMNVSTLLRSVGLEQYIDGFEEQNMDLEQFLNLRAEDIPRLGVHIMEHQKILLDLLNELNGV